CATCTTCATCATATCCAAGTGTGGGGAGGTGATCGAGTATAAGACCCGTCTGTGGCTCGCAGGTAACGGATTCTTCTCTCAGACGGGTTTCCAGGAGTCGAATCTGAATTTCTGCCTCCACCGAGCCGACAAGGCTCCGATCGCTGCAAGGCTTGGTTTGACTGATTTCGTCGATGACCGCGCTGATGTCTTGGCGTACATGGATGGAATCGTTGATTTGAGATATCTCTTCGGCCCACAGGCCGAACTGTCGCAAACGACTGATCTGATCGTCACGCCGACATGGTCCGACACGCTTCGCGCAATGCGCGAAGGCGTGAGAAGACCGTTCAACCCATCAGTCTGAAGTAGGTGAATAACCGCCCGACTATATGGGTTGGGCGGTTATTCACTTTTAAGTATTTATACTATCTTGTTTTTGAGGACAAAAACTCGTATAAAGTCAAAAGAAAATAGGCCAGACAATGTGTCTGGTCTATTTTCTTGACGGGGGATCATCTACGAGGCTAGACGTGAGTTGCTTTCACGCTATACACAGTTTGCTATTATGGAGTGTCATGGACAAAACATCAGTAAGTAGAATTGACAGGCATGCGATTGGACTGATAGCTCTTTTAATAATTCAATATGCTCTTGGTATGGCAGCGAATCTTTTGTCCCATTCCCTGAAGGAAAATCAATTGGGCAAAACTGGGAATTTATGCATGGACAATGGCTTATTTGGGCACATCTGATAGTCGGTACGCTGATAGTTCTTGGTACAGTGTCACTTTATGTGCGAGCAATTAAGCTAAAAAGTAAACCGTGGAAGATAGCGGCTGGAATTGCAACTGGCGCAGTCGTGCTAGCTTGGTATTGTGGTGAAGAATTTATCTCAAGACAATTGGACATATATTCTTACGCGATGTCGCTTTTATTTATTATTGCCTTCGTATCGCTTGGGTCGGGAATCTACAAAAATAACACAAAGTCCAAACACTGAAATTTGCGACTTATACGTAAAACAAAAACATCACGTTTCACATAGTACTTATGCTTGGCAGGAGATTATTATCTATGAGGTTAGAAGGAGGTTAGTCTAATACCGAGCTTCGAGCAGCTTCCTAGTCCCCTGGACTAAGTCTCTTCCAACCCTGTCAGTAAGTACCGTTGCGAACTTACCAGGCTCCGAGCCAAGTTGTTTCTCTAATTCTTCAATCGATAGTTTGACGAAGCCAGCTCCATCTGTATCCTCAACCTTAAGTTTATTAACGCTTCCGTCAAACCTGTAGGCGAAGAGTCCTCGCATTGCATTGCTCAAATACGCACCTTGAACATAGTCAACCCTCACGACACCCAAGCTCACCAAATCACTCGATTCAACCTCTACGCCAGACTCCTCAAGAGTTTCTCTAGCTGCGGCCTCAAGATAGTCCTGACCACTTGCAACATGACCACTAACTGTAGTGGTCAGTTTTCCTGCATCATTCTTTTTTGTATCACTTCGTTTTTGCAGAATAATCTCTCCGTTCGGCGTATAGAAACATACGTACACTAAACGACACACCAATCCTAAACGATGAACCTCGTCTCGTTCGGCTTGTCCTATGACCTCGTCATACTCATTCACTACATCAAGTATTTCGCTCATAAAGCTCAGTATACCAAAAAGACGATCGCATTAGTCGTCTACTTGGCTTGGCGGGGAATTGTCTACGAGGTTAGAAATACATTAACAGACATGTAATATCGTACTAACAGTCAACCTCATTCAATTGCTTTATTGTTTTGGTCATTTTCTGCGTCGTCAAGCTTAATTAGAGACTCGTACTGACGAATCGACTCTTTAGCCAGAGTATCCAAGCGCTCACTTTGAGAAATTTTTTGACCAATGAGAAAAGAATTTAAACTTTCTAAATTAGCCATAATAATTAGCTGCTGAG
This portion of the Candidatus Chromulinivoraceae bacterium genome encodes:
- a CDS encoding NUDIX domain-containing protein gives rise to the protein MSEILDVVNEYDEVIGQAERDEVHRLGLVCRLVYVCFYTPNGEIILQKRSDTKKNDAGKLTTTVSGHVASGQDYLEAAARETLEESGVEVESSDLVSLGVVRVDYVQGAYLSNAMRGLFAYRFDGSVNKLKVEDTDGAGFVKLSIEELEKQLGSEPGKFATVLTDRVGRDLVQGTRKLLEARY